In a single window of the Dinghuibacter silviterrae genome:
- a CDS encoding APC family permease, whose protein sequence is MANTTGFKQSLGLLDGTMVVAGSMIGSGIFLVSADITRQVGSSGWLILVWVLTGFLTLTAAVSYGELSGMYPKAGGQYVYLREAYGPLVGFLYGWSTFGVIQTGTIAAVAVAFSIYSGYLIPGLDTVLLQVGFVKISYASLLALGTVVLLTYINTRGVREGKFIQTFFTVIKLLSLFGLIIFGLAVAARGSIWHANWQGAWDMQHFSGVSWSSVSLIGAFGFVSAAMVGSLFSSDAWNNVTFIAGEIKRPERNIGLSLLLGTLIVTIIYVSANLMYVSVLSLHDIAFAPKDRVAVAVAERIFGATGGVIIAVMIMISTFGCNNGLILSGARVYYTMAQDGLFFKKTASLNKNGVPAYALWIQCAWTCLLCLSGSYNALLTYVIFVVLIFYILTLIGIFLLRRRQPSAPRPYRAFGYPVLPVIYCVLAAVITVCLFVFQPSTTWPGALIVVSGIPIYYIAVRKRS, encoded by the coding sequence ATGGCGAATACCACCGGGTTCAAACAATCGCTCGGTCTCCTGGACGGGACCATGGTCGTAGCAGGCTCCATGATCGGATCCGGGATCTTCCTGGTGTCCGCCGACATTACCCGCCAGGTCGGTTCCTCGGGTTGGTTGATCCTGGTTTGGGTATTGACCGGTTTTCTGACCCTGACCGCAGCGGTGAGCTATGGCGAGCTGAGCGGGATGTATCCGAAGGCGGGTGGACAATACGTGTACCTGCGTGAGGCCTATGGTCCGCTGGTGGGTTTCCTGTATGGATGGAGCACTTTCGGGGTGATCCAGACGGGGACCATCGCGGCGGTGGCGGTGGCGTTTTCCATCTATAGCGGGTATTTGATTCCGGGACTGGATACCGTCCTGCTCCAGGTGGGGTTTGTAAAGATCTCGTACGCAAGCCTGCTGGCGTTGGGTACGGTGGTGCTCCTGACATACATCAATACCCGCGGGGTACGCGAAGGGAAATTCATACAGACTTTTTTCACGGTGATCAAGCTGCTGTCCCTTTTCGGGTTGATCATCTTCGGGTTGGCGGTCGCCGCGCGCGGGTCCATCTGGCATGCCAACTGGCAGGGGGCTTGGGACATGCAGCATTTCTCCGGGGTTTCCTGGTCTTCCGTGAGCCTTATAGGCGCATTTGGCTTCGTATCCGCCGCCATGGTGGGATCGCTGTTCTCCAGCGATGCCTGGAACAATGTCACCTTTATCGCCGGGGAGATCAAAAGGCCTGAGCGAAACATCGGGCTGAGCCTTTTGCTGGGCACCCTGATCGTCACCATCATTTATGTGTCCGCCAACCTGATGTATGTATCGGTGCTTTCCTTACACGATATTGCGTTTGCACCAAAGGACCGCGTGGCCGTGGCCGTGGCGGAACGCATTTTTGGCGCGACTGGGGGCGTGATCATCGCGGTGATGATCATGATCTCTACTTTTGGTTGCAACAACGGGCTGATCCTTTCCGGGGCCCGGGTGTACTATACGATGGCCCAGGACGGACTTTTCTTTAAAAAGACGGCTTCTTTGAATAAAAACGGCGTCCCCGCGTATGCGTTGTGGATACAATGCGCCTGGACCTGTTTGTTGTGCCTGAGTGGTAGTTATAACGCGCTGCTGACGTACGTCATCTTCGTCGTCCTGATCTTTTACATCCTGACGTTGATTGGCATATTCCTGTTGCGCCGCCGGCAGCCCTCCGCTCCGCGTCCCTACAGGGCTTTTGGGTATCCCGTTTTGCCCGTGATCTATTGCGTGCTGGCCGCGGTGATCACCGTTTGCCTGTTCGTCTTCCAGCCTTCGACTACCTGGCCGGGTGCGCTGATAGTTGTCTCCGGCATCCCCATTTACTATATTGCAGTCCGTAAGCGTTCGTAG
- the rpoB gene encoding DNA-directed RNA polymerase subunit beta, which produces MSSTQVNNRVNFGKIKHLAETPDLLEIQLQSFKDFFQLETTPDKRNVEGLFRVFKENFPITDTRNIFVLEFLDYFVDPPRYSIEECMERGLTYAVPLKAKLRLSCNDEEHVDFQTIVQDVFLGNIPYMTPRGTFIINGAERVVVSQLHRSPGVFFGQSVHPNGTKIYSARVIPFKGAWMEFATDINNVMYAYIDRKKKFPVTTLLRSIGYETDKDILELFGMADEVPADRKSLEKFLGKRLAARVLRSWVEDFVDEDTGEVVSLERNEVVMERDTVLDKAAIETMVDMGIKTVFLQKEEVSGDYAIIYNTLNKDTSNSELEAVQHIYRQLRGADAPDDETARGIIDKLFFSDKRYDLGEVGRYKINRKLGLNYKLDQKTLTKEDIIEIIKYLVRLTNAKAEIDDIDHLSNRRVRTVGEQLYAQFGVGLARMARTIRERMNVRDNEVFTPVDLINARTLSSVINSFFGTSQLSQFLDQTNPLSEITHKRRISALGPGGLSRERAGFEVRDVHYSHYGRLCTIETPEGPNIGLISTLCVHAKVNEMGFIETPYHVVKEGKVDMKHLTFLSAEEEDTAKIAQANIEMDDKGHILEEKVRSRETGDFPILDKAEVEYMDVAPNQIVGLSASLIPFLEHDDANRALMGSNMQRQAVPLIRPEVPIVGTGLEGKAARDARIQIHAEGKGVVEFVDANEIHVRYDRNETQKLVSFEDDLKVYRLTKFIKTNQSTCINLRPCVFKGQHVVEGDFLTEGYATRDGELALGRNLKVAFMPWKGYNFEDAIVISEKVVSQDLFTSVHIEEFELEVRDTKLGEEELTPDIPNVSEEATKDLDQNGVIRIGAHVKEGDILIGKITPKGESDPTPEEKLLRAIFGDKAGDAKDASLKAPAGTEGVVINKKLFQRAKKDKNGKVREKAALEKVEKVHEQNTKELLDVLLSKLLTLLKDHTSAGVTNNFGEMLIGKGAKFTQKNLAGIDYQNVNPLGWTGDAKIDDQINTLLHNYNIKYNEELGRYKREKFNISIGDELPAGVLKLAKVYLAVKRKLKVGDKMAGRHGNKGIVAKIVRAEDMPFLEDGTPVDIVLNPLGVPSRMNLGQIYETILGWAGEKLEGKFATPIFDGASVEEISEFCAKAGIPTMGHTYLYDGETGERFHQKATVGIIYIIKLHHMVDDKMHARSIGPYSLITQQPLGGKAQFGGQRFGEMEVWALEAYGASNILQELLTIKSDDIIGRAKTYEAIVKGENVPRPGVPESFNVLVHELRGLGLDLKFE; this is translated from the coding sequence ATGTCATCAACACAAGTGAACAACAGGGTCAACTTCGGTAAGATCAAGCACCTGGCGGAGACGCCGGACCTGCTGGAAATCCAGTTGCAGTCCTTTAAGGATTTTTTCCAGTTGGAAACTACTCCCGATAAGCGCAACGTCGAAGGTCTATTCCGGGTTTTCAAGGAAAACTTTCCCATTACGGACACCCGGAACATCTTCGTGTTGGAATTCCTTGATTACTTCGTTGACCCGCCCCGCTACTCCATCGAAGAGTGTATGGAGCGCGGGCTGACCTATGCCGTTCCCCTGAAAGCAAAACTCCGCCTGAGCTGTAACGACGAGGAACACGTAGACTTCCAGACGATCGTCCAGGACGTATTCCTGGGAAACATTCCTTATATGACCCCCCGCGGTACCTTCATCATCAATGGTGCGGAACGCGTCGTGGTCTCCCAACTGCACCGGTCTCCCGGTGTATTCTTCGGCCAGTCGGTTCACCCGAACGGGACGAAGATCTATTCCGCCCGCGTGATCCCCTTCAAGGGCGCCTGGATGGAATTCGCGACGGACATCAATAATGTGATGTACGCCTATATCGACCGGAAAAAGAAATTCCCGGTGACCACCCTGCTCCGTTCCATCGGTTACGAGACCGATAAGGATATCCTGGAACTGTTCGGGATGGCCGACGAAGTACCGGCTGACCGCAAGAGCCTGGAGAAATTCCTGGGCAAGCGCCTGGCGGCCCGCGTCCTGAGGAGCTGGGTAGAGGACTTCGTCGACGAGGATACCGGGGAAGTCGTTTCCCTGGAGCGGAACGAGGTCGTGATGGAGCGTGACACGGTCCTGGACAAGGCCGCTATCGAAACCATGGTTGACATGGGGATCAAAACGGTCTTCCTGCAAAAAGAAGAAGTCAGCGGTGACTACGCGATCATCTACAATACCCTGAACAAGGACACCTCGAACTCCGAGCTGGAAGCCGTTCAGCACATCTACCGCCAGTTGCGCGGCGCGGATGCACCGGACGACGAGACCGCGCGCGGGATCATCGACAAGCTGTTCTTTAGCGACAAACGCTATGACCTCGGGGAAGTCGGCCGCTATAAGATCAACCGGAAACTGGGTTTGAACTACAAGCTCGACCAGAAGACGCTGACCAAGGAAGACATCATCGAGATCATCAAATACCTGGTCCGTCTGACCAACGCCAAGGCGGAAATCGACGACATCGACCACCTGAGCAACCGCCGCGTCCGCACGGTGGGTGAGCAGCTCTACGCCCAGTTCGGCGTAGGTCTGGCGCGTATGGCGCGTACCATCCGCGAGCGCATGAACGTCCGTGACAACGAGGTGTTCACGCCTGTTGACCTGATCAATGCCAGGACGTTGAGCTCGGTGATCAATAGCTTCTTTGGTACTTCCCAGTTGTCGCAGTTCCTCGACCAGACCAACCCCCTGTCTGAAATCACGCACAAGCGTCGTATTTCGGCACTCGGGCCCGGCGGTCTGTCCCGTGAGCGCGCCGGCTTTGAAGTCCGTGACGTACACTACTCCCACTACGGCCGTCTGTGTACGATCGAGACCCCGGAAGGACCGAACATCGGTCTGATCTCGACCCTTTGCGTTCACGCCAAGGTGAATGAGATGGGCTTTATCGAAACACCTTACCACGTCGTGAAAGAAGGCAAAGTGGACATGAAACACCTGACCTTCCTGAGCGCCGAAGAAGAAGATACCGCCAAGATCGCCCAGGCCAACATCGAAATGGACGACAAGGGTCATATCCTGGAAGAAAAGGTACGTTCCCGGGAAACCGGTGACTTCCCCATCCTGGACAAGGCCGAGGTAGAATATATGGACGTCGCCCCCAACCAGATCGTGGGTCTGAGCGCCTCGCTGATTCCGTTCCTGGAACACGATGACGCCAACCGCGCCCTGATGGGATCGAACATGCAACGTCAGGCCGTACCGCTGATCCGTCCCGAAGTACCCATCGTCGGTACCGGTCTGGAAGGAAAAGCCGCCCGTGACGCGCGTATCCAGATCCATGCGGAGGGCAAGGGTGTGGTCGAATTCGTGGATGCCAATGAAATCCACGTCCGTTACGACCGCAACGAAACGCAAAAACTGGTCTCTTTTGAAGACGACCTGAAAGTATACCGGCTCACCAAGTTTATCAAGACCAACCAGAGCACCTGTATCAACCTCCGGCCGTGCGTCTTTAAAGGACAGCATGTCGTGGAAGGCGACTTCCTGACCGAAGGGTACGCTACCCGCGACGGGGAACTGGCCCTTGGCCGGAACCTGAAGGTAGCCTTCATGCCCTGGAAGGGGTATAACTTCGAGGACGCCATCGTGATCTCCGAAAAGGTGGTCAGCCAGGATCTGTTCACCTCGGTACACATCGAGGAGTTCGAACTGGAAGTCCGGGATACGAAGCTGGGTGAGGAAGAGCTGACCCCGGATATCCCGAACGTATCTGAAGAGGCCACCAAAGACCTCGACCAGAACGGGGTCATCCGGATCGGCGCCCACGTCAAGGAAGGCGACATCCTGATCGGTAAGATCACCCCCAAGGGTGAGTCCGATCCCACGCCGGAAGAAAAGCTGCTCCGCGCGATCTTCGGTGACAAGGCCGGGGACGCCAAGGATGCCTCGCTCAAGGCCCCCGCGGGGACCGAAGGCGTGGTCATCAATAAGAAGCTTTTCCAACGCGCGAAGAAAGATAAGAACGGAAAGGTCCGTGAAAAGGCCGCCCTGGAAAAAGTCGAAAAGGTACACGAACAGAATACGAAAGAGTTGCTGGACGTGCTTCTCAGCAAGCTCCTCACGCTCCTGAAAGACCATACGAGCGCAGGGGTCACCAACAACTTCGGCGAAATGCTGATCGGTAAAGGTGCCAAGTTCACCCAAAAGAACCTGGCCGGTATCGACTACCAGAACGTCAACCCGCTGGGTTGGACGGGCGACGCCAAGATCGACGACCAGATCAATACGCTCCTCCACAACTACAACATCAAGTACAACGAGGAGCTGGGCCGCTACAAACGCGAGAAGTTCAATATCTCCATCGGGGACGAACTGCCCGCGGGCGTGCTCAAGCTGGCAAAGGTTTACCTGGCCGTGAAGCGCAAGCTGAAGGTAGGGGACAAGATGGCCGGCCGCCACGGGAATAAGGGGATCGTCGCGAAGATCGTTCGCGCCGAGGATATGCCCTTCCTGGAAGACGGCACGCCGGTGGACATCGTCCTCAACCCGCTGGGGGTACCTTCCCGTATGAACCTCGGGCAGATCTACGAAACCATCTTAGGTTGGGCAGGTGAAAAGCTGGAAGGCAAGTTCGCCACGCCGATCTTCGACGGGGCTTCGGTAGAGGAAATCTCCGAGTTCTGCGCCAAGGCCGGTATCCCGACCATGGGCCATACCTACCTGTACGACGGGGAAACCGGGGAGCGCTTCCACCAGAAGGCGACCGTCGGGATCATCTATATCATCAAACTCCACCACATGGTCGATGATAAGATGCACGCCCGCTCGATCGGGCCCTACAGCCTCATCACGCAACAGCCGCTGGGTGGTAAAGCCCAGTTCGGTGGTCAGCGTTTCGGGGAAATGGAAGTGTGGGCCCTGGAAGCCTACGGTGCCTCCAACATCCTGCAGGAACTGTTGACGATCAAGTCGGACGACATCATCGGCAGGGCCAAGACCTACGAGGCGATCGTGAAGGGTGAGAACGTACCCCGTCCGGGTGTACCCGAGTCCTTCAACGTACTCGTGCATGAGCTGCGCGGGCTGGGCCTGGATCTGAAGTTTGAATAA
- the rpoC gene encoding DNA-directed RNA polymerase subunit beta', giving the protein MALKKDNRPKATFSKITIGLASPDSILERSYGEVLKPETINYRTYKPERDGLFCERIFGPVKDYECACGKYKRIRYKGIVCDRCGVEVTEKKVRRERMGHIKLVVPVVHIWYFKSLPNKIGYLLGVSSKKLESIIYYERFVVIQPGIRVDKGQNPGDLLTEEEYLDILDALPKDNQYLPDDDPNKFIAKMGAEAVHDMLGRIDLDALSYSLRNAAATETSQQRKADALKRLSVVEAFREASNRIENSPEWMVMQYIPVIPPELRPLVPLDGGRFASSDLNDLYRRVIIRNNRLKRLLEIKAPEVILRNEKRMLQEAVDSLFDNSRKSNAVKAEGGRALKSLSDVLKGKQGRFRQNLLGKRVDYSGRSVIVVGPELKLSECGLPKDMAAELFKPFIIRKLIERGIVKTVKSARKLVDKKEAIIWDILENVLKGHPVLLNRAPTLHRLSIQAFQPKLVEGKAIQLHPLVCSAFNADFDGDQMAVHVPLSNAAILEAQLLMLSSHNILNPQNGTPITLPSQDMVLGLYYITKGKKTNATETVRGEGMAFYSAEEVIIAYNENRVDLHAWIKVKADVRNDEGQISRKIIETTVGRVIFNQNVPKAVGFVNALLTKKNLREIIGNIIKWTDVPQTAKFLDDIKQLGFRTAFRGGLSFNVLDLTIPEIKHEMVESAQGEVDEVWENYNMGLITNNERYNQIIDIWSRVDTKVTETLIREMASDKQGFNSVYMMLDSGARGSKQQVKQLAGMRGLMAKPRKSGSTGSEIIENPILSNFKDGLNVLEYFISTHGARKGLADTALKTADAGYLTRRLVDVAQDVVITEEDCGTLRGIATSALKDNEEIVEPLYDRIIGRTSVHDVYDPQTDRLIIKAGQPITEEIAQEIEHSGIETVEIRSVLTCESKRGVCVKCYGKNLATGYIAQKGDAVGIIAAQSIGEPGTQLTLRTFHVGGVAGSASVDSTMLAKFDGTIQFDGLRTVQTENNEGDKIQIVIGRTGELRIMDVKNDRLLITNNIPYGATLNVKDGQKVVKGDVICTWDPFNNVIVSEVIGSVKFENIIEGVTYREEADEQTGHREKVVIETKDKTKIPALIVEGAKEVKSYNLPVGSHISVDADEAVKAGQVIVKIPRVIGKLRDITGGLPRVTELFEARNPSNPAIVAEIDGVVAFGNIKRGNREIIVEAKDGVVKKYLVPLTRQILAQDGDFVKAGTALSDGQISPGDILSIKGPFAVQEYVVNEIQEVYRLQGVKINDKHIEVIVRQMMKKVEIVDPGDTKFLEGDLVDRFEFIDENDWIFDKKVIADAGESGKLKPGQIGTLRDVREENSVLRRNDKKLVEFRDAEPATSQPVLLGITKASLGVQSWISAASFQETTKVLSSAAIQGKTDDMLGLKENVITGHPIPAGTGLRDFENMIVGSKEEYELLQTSREVMQFDEEE; this is encoded by the coding sequence ATGGCGCTCAAGAAAGATAATCGTCCAAAGGCGACGTTTTCCAAGATTACGATCGGCCTGGCTTCTCCCGACAGCATCCTGGAAAGGTCCTACGGTGAAGTATTGAAGCCCGAAACGATCAACTACCGTACCTACAAGCCGGAAAGGGACGGCTTGTTCTGCGAAAGGATCTTCGGGCCGGTAAAAGACTATGAATGTGCTTGCGGTAAATACAAGCGCATCCGCTATAAGGGTATCGTGTGCGATCGCTGCGGTGTGGAAGTGACGGAGAAGAAGGTACGTCGCGAGCGCATGGGCCACATCAAGTTGGTGGTTCCGGTGGTACACATCTGGTACTTCAAGAGCCTGCCCAACAAGATCGGCTACTTGCTGGGGGTCAGCTCCAAGAAGTTGGAGTCGATCATATATTATGAACGTTTCGTGGTGATCCAGCCGGGTATCCGGGTGGACAAGGGACAAAACCCCGGCGACCTCCTCACGGAAGAGGAATACCTGGACATCCTGGATGCCCTGCCCAAGGACAACCAGTACCTGCCCGACGACGATCCCAACAAGTTCATCGCCAAAATGGGCGCCGAGGCCGTGCACGACATGCTGGGCCGGATCGACCTGGATGCGTTGAGCTATAGCCTCCGCAACGCCGCCGCTACCGAAACCTCCCAGCAACGGAAGGCGGACGCCCTGAAGCGTCTGAGCGTGGTGGAAGCGTTCCGCGAAGCCAGCAACCGTATCGAAAACTCCCCGGAATGGATGGTGATGCAATACATCCCCGTCATCCCGCCGGAGCTTCGTCCCCTCGTTCCCCTGGACGGCGGCCGCTTTGCCTCTTCCGACCTGAACGACCTCTACCGCCGCGTGATCATCCGCAACAACCGTCTGAAGCGTTTGTTGGAGATCAAGGCCCCCGAGGTCATCTTGCGCAACGAAAAACGTATGCTGCAGGAAGCCGTCGACTCTCTCTTCGACAACAGCCGTAAGTCCAACGCCGTGAAGGCCGAAGGCGGCCGCGCGCTGAAGTCCCTGAGCGACGTGCTGAAAGGGAAACAAGGCCGGTTCCGTCAGAACCTGCTGGGTAAACGCGTCGACTACTCCGGCCGTTCGGTCATCGTGGTCGGTCCCGAACTGAAGCTGAGCGAGTGCGGTCTGCCGAAGGATATGGCGGCCGAGCTCTTCAAACCGTTTATCATCCGCAAGCTCATCGAACGCGGTATCGTCAAGACCGTGAAATCGGCGCGCAAGCTGGTCGATAAGAAAGAAGCCATCATCTGGGACATCCTGGAAAACGTGCTGAAAGGGCACCCGGTTCTCCTGAACCGCGCCCCGACGCTCCACCGTTTGTCCATCCAGGCCTTCCAGCCCAAACTGGTCGAAGGGAAAGCCATCCAGCTCCACCCGCTCGTGTGCTCGGCGTTCAACGCCGACTTCGACGGCGACCAGATGGCCGTGCACGTGCCCCTGAGCAATGCCGCCATCCTGGAAGCCCAGTTGTTGATGCTCTCCAGCCACAACATCCTCAACCCGCAAAACGGGACCCCGATCACCCTGCCTTCGCAGGACATGGTCTTGGGGCTGTATTATATCACGAAGGGCAAAAAGACCAACGCAACCGAAACCGTCCGCGGGGAAGGCATGGCGTTCTATTCCGCCGAAGAAGTCATCATCGCGTATAACGAAAACCGCGTCGACCTTCACGCCTGGATCAAGGTAAAAGCCGACGTCCGCAACGACGAAGGACAGATCTCCCGGAAAATCATCGAGACCACGGTGGGTCGCGTGATCTTTAATCAGAACGTTCCCAAGGCCGTCGGTTTTGTGAATGCGCTTCTGACCAAAAAGAACCTGCGCGAAATTATCGGTAACATCATCAAGTGGACGGACGTTCCCCAAACGGCCAAGTTCCTGGACGATATCAAGCAACTCGGCTTCCGCACGGCCTTCCGTGGCGGTCTGTCGTTCAACGTGCTTGACCTGACCATCCCCGAAATCAAACACGAGATGGTCGAATCCGCCCAGGGTGAAGTCGACGAAGTGTGGGAGAACTACAACATGGGTCTGATCACCAACAACGAACGCTACAACCAGATCATCGACATCTGGTCCCGCGTCGACACCAAGGTGACCGAAACCCTGATCCGCGAAATGGCCTCCGACAAACAAGGGTTCAACTCCGTATACATGATGCTGGACTCCGGGGCCCGTGGTTCCAAACAGCAGGTTAAACAGCTCGCCGGGATGAGGGGTCTGATGGCCAAGCCCCGTAAGAGCGGTTCTACCGGTTCGGAAATCATCGAAAACCCGATCCTGTCCAACTTCAAGGATGGTCTGAACGTCTTGGAATACTTCATCTCCACGCACGGTGCCCGTAAGGGTCTGGCGGATACGGCCCTGAAAACGGCCGACGCCGGTTACCTGACCCGCCGTCTGGTAGACGTCGCCCAGGACGTGGTCATTACGGAAGAAGACTGCGGCACCCTGCGTGGTATCGCGACCTCCGCCCTGAAGGACAATGAAGAAATAGTGGAACCACTGTACGACCGTATCATTGGCCGTACTTCTGTTCACGACGTATACGATCCGCAAACCGACCGCCTGATCATAAAGGCCGGTCAGCCCATTACCGAAGAAATCGCCCAGGAGATCGAACACAGCGGTATTGAAACCGTTGAGATCCGTTCCGTGCTGACTTGCGAAAGCAAGCGCGGGGTGTGCGTAAAGTGTTATGGCAAGAACCTGGCCACGGGCTACATCGCCCAGAAAGGCGACGCGGTCGGTATCATCGCCGCCCAGTCCATCGGTGAGCCTGGTACCCAGCTGACCCTGCGTACCTTCCACGTGGGTGGTGTCGCCGGTTCCGCTTCGGTCGATTCCACGATGCTCGCCAAGTTCGACGGGACCATCCAGTTCGACGGTCTCCGTACCGTACAAACCGAAAATAACGAAGGCGACAAGATCCAGATCGTTATCGGCCGTACGGGTGAACTCCGGATCATGGACGTGAAGAACGACCGTCTCCTGATCACCAACAACATCCCCTACGGGGCGACGCTGAATGTGAAGGACGGGCAGAAGGTCGTCAAAGGCGACGTGATCTGTACCTGGGACCCCTTCAACAACGTCATCGTATCCGAAGTCATCGGTTCGGTGAAGTTCGAGAACATCATCGAAGGTGTTACCTACCGCGAAGAAGCCGACGAACAAACCGGCCACCGCGAAAAGGTCGTCATCGAAACAAAAGATAAGACGAAGATCCCCGCCCTTATCGTAGAAGGCGCGAAGGAAGTCAAGTCATACAACCTGCCTGTCGGTTCGCACATCAGTGTGGACGCCGATGAAGCGGTGAAAGCCGGCCAGGTCATCGTGAAGATCCCCCGTGTCATCGGGAAGCTTCGCGACATCACCGGTGGTCTGCCGCGCGTTACCGAGCTGTTCGAGGCCCGGAACCCGTCGAACCCGGCCATCGTTGCCGAAATCGACGGTGTGGTGGCCTTCGGGAACATCAAACGCGGTAACCGCGAGATCATCGTGGAAGCCAAGGATGGTGTGGTGAAGAAATACCTGGTGCCCCTGACCCGCCAGATCCTGGCCCAGGACGGGGACTTTGTAAAAGCAGGTACCGCGCTTTCCGACGGCCAGATCAGCCCGGGCGACATCCTGTCGATCAAGGGACCCTTTGCCGTACAGGAATACGTGGTCAACGAAATCCAGGAAGTCTACCGTCTCCAGGGTGTAAAGATCAACGACAAGCACATCGAGGTCATCGTCCGCCAGATGATGAAGAAGGTAGAGATCGTCGACCCCGGGGATACCAAGTTCCTCGAAGGCGACCTGGTCGACCGTTTCGAATTTATCGACGAGAACGACTGGATCTTTGACAAGAAGGTCATCGCCGACGCCGGTGAAAGCGGTAAGCTGAAACCCGGCCAGATCGGTACCCTGCGCGACGTACGGGAAGAAAATTCCGTCCTGCGCCGGAACGACAAGAAGCTCGTCGAATTCCGCGACGCGGAACCCGCGACTTCCCAGCCGGTCCTCCTGGGGATCACCAAGGCCTCCCTGGGCGTACAAAGCTGGATCTCCGCCGCTTCCTTCCAGGAAACGACCAAGGTCCTGTCCTCCGCTGCCATCCAGGGCAAAACCGACGACATGCTCGGTCTGAAAGAGAACGTCATCACGGGTCACCCGATCCCGGCCGGTACCGGTCTCCGCGACTTCGAGAACATGATCGTAGGATCGAAGGAAGAATACGAACTGCTCCAGACCTCCCGCGAAGTCATGCAGTTCGACGAAGAAGAATAA
- a CDS encoding OmpH family outer membrane protein — MKNLSLVLNAVLLVAVGVLFYWHFKGTGSGAGQQVTFEPSSKDTSLLARPLKVAYVDLDSIEEKFAYFKQKQNDFDRKREAADRDLNAAANEWERKRMQMAQKGAALTQADVEAFQKEYTAGMQDLQRQHDVKQQEFAAEQQKIMEDIQGKIKSFLDDYNKSKRYSFIFTTGKGALNLFYEDTTYNITDEVLAGLNATIQVPKDK; from the coding sequence GTGAAGAATTTATCCCTGGTATTGAACGCGGTTTTGCTCGTGGCGGTCGGTGTTTTGTTCTATTGGCATTTCAAGGGAACCGGCTCCGGTGCCGGCCAACAGGTCACTTTCGAGCCCAGTTCCAAGGATACCTCGCTCCTGGCGCGCCCCCTCAAGGTGGCTTATGTGGACCTGGACTCGATCGAGGAAAAGTTTGCTTATTTCAAGCAGAAGCAAAATGACTTTGACCGGAAACGGGAAGCCGCCGATCGGGACCTGAACGCTGCCGCGAACGAATGGGAACGGAAGCGGATGCAAATGGCACAGAAAGGCGCTGCGCTGACCCAAGCCGACGTGGAAGCTTTTCAGAAGGAATACACCGCCGGCATGCAGGACCTGCAAAGGCAGCACGACGTGAAGCAGCAGGAATTCGCCGCCGAACAACAGAAAATCATGGAAGACATCCAGGGCAAGATCAAGTCTTTCCTGGACGACTATAACAAGAGCAAACGCTATTCTTTCATTTTCACCACCGGTAAAGGTGCGTTGAACCTTTTTTACGAGGACACGACTTACAATATTACCGATGAAGTGCTGGCGGGGCTCAATGCCACCATCCAGGTTCCAAAGGATAAATAA